The following coding sequences lie in one Rutidosis leptorrhynchoides isolate AG116_Rl617_1_P2 chromosome 4, CSIRO_AGI_Rlap_v1, whole genome shotgun sequence genomic window:
- the LOC139845028 gene encoding squalene synthase 2-like: MGSLKAVLKHPDDFYPLLKLKMAAKKAVKQIPPEPHWGFCYSMLHKVSRSFGLVIQQLNPELRDAVCIFYLVLRALDTVEDDTSIASDIKVPILIAFHKHIYDRDWHFACGTKEYKVLMDQFHHVSTAFSELKKGYQEAIEDITMRMGAGMAKFIRKEVETVDDYDEYCHYVAGLVGLGLSKLFHASGTEKLFSDSISNSMGLFLQKTNIIRDYLEDINEIPKSRMFWPREIWSKYVNKLEDLKYEENSDKAVQCLNDMVTNALIHIEDCLNYMSELRDPAIFRFCAIPQIMAIGTLALCYNNVEVFRGVVKMRRGLTAKVIDRTKTMADVYQAFYDFSSILKSKVDMHDPNAKTTLNRIEAAQKICQDSGTLNNRKSYIVKREPSYSPALIALLIIILAILYAYLSANRSNKISKQTHSLN, from the exons ATGGGGAGTTTAAAGGCAGTGTTGAAACATCCGGATGATTTTTATCCATTATTAAAGTTGAAAATGGCTGCGAAAAAAGCGGTCAAACAGATCCCGCCGGAGCCACACTGGGGATTCTGCTACTCTATGCTTCATAAAGTTTCTAGAAGTTTCGGTTTAGTTATTCAACAACTTAATCCTGAGCTTCGTGATGCT GTGTGCATTTTTTATCTGGTTCTTCGTGCTCTCGACACCGTCG AGGATGATACAAGCATAGCTTCTGATATCAAAGTACCCATTCTGATTGCCTTCCATAAGCATATCTATGATCGTGACTGGCACTTTGCAT GTGGTACGAAGGAATACAAAGTTCTCATGGATCAATTTCATCACGTTTCAACCGCCTTTTCGGAGCTTAAGAAAGG CTATCAGGAGGCAATAGAGGATATTACTATGAGAATGGGTGCAGGAATGGCTAAATTTATACGTAAAGAG GTTGAGACAGTTGATGATTATGATGAATATTGTCATTATGTCGCGGGGCTTGTTGGATTAGGGTTGTCAAAGCTCTTCCATGCCTCAGGAACCGAAAAATTGTTTTCGGATTCTATCTCCAATTCGATGGGTTTGTTTCTTCAG AAAACAAACATCATTAGAGATTATCTGGAGGATATAAATGAGATACCCAAGTCTCGCATGTTTTGGCCTCGTGAAATCTGGAGTAAATATGTGAATAAACTGGAG GACCTGAAGTATGAAGAGAACTCCGATAAGGCTGTTCAGTGCCTGAATGATATGGTGACTAATGCGTTGATACATATTGAAGACTGTTTAAATTACATGTCTGAACTGCGTGATCCGGCTATCTTCAGGTTTTGTGCTATCCCACAG ATCATGGCAATAGGAACATTAGCTTTATGCTACAACAATGTTGAAGTTTTCAGGGGTGTAGTGAAAATGAGACGTG GCCTTACCGCAAAAGTAATTGATAGGACTAAAACAATGGCCGATGTATACCAGGCTTTTTATGATTTCTCATCAATTCTCAAATCCAag GTTGACATGCATGATCCCAACGCAAAAACAACACTAAACAGGATTGAAGCAGCTCAAAAAATTTGTCAGGACTCTGGCACCCTTAACAACAG GAAATCTTACATAGTTAAGAGAGAGCCAAGCTATAGTCCAGCTCTG ATTGCTTTGCTTATCATTATACTGGCTATTCTTTATGCATATCTGTCTGCTAATCGATCAAATAAAATCAGTAAGCAAACTCATTCTCTTAATTAG